CATCAACCACACTTAGTCGTCACCTCACGCGCACACGCGCGGGGGTCGCAGGAGGCACCGTGCTCACCGCGTTCGCCCGGGCGTTCAGGACACCCGACCTGCGCAAGAAGCTGCTCTTCACGCTCGGGATCATCGTGGTGTACCGGGTCGGTACGCACGTCCCGATCCCGGGCGTCGATTACAAGAGCGTCCAGACCTGTATCGACGTCTCGAACGGCAACCAGGGTCTGTTCGGTCTGGTCAACATGTTCAGCGGTGGCGCGCTGCTCCAGATCACGATCTTCGCGCTCGGCATCATGCCGTACATCACCGCGAGCATCATTCTGCAGCTGCTGACCGTGGTGATCCCGCGTCTGGAAGCCCTCAAGAAGGAGGGCCAGGCCGGTACGGCGAAGATCACGCAGTACACGCGTTATCTGACCGTGGCGCTCGCCATCCTCCAGGGCACCGGTCTGGTGGCCACCGCCCGCAGCGGCGCTCTCTTCTCCGGCTGCCCGACGGCGAACCAGATCGTCCCGGACCAGTCGATCTTCACCACCATCACCATGGTCGTCTGCATGACCGCCGGCACCTGCGTCGTGATGTGGCTCGGCGAGCTCATCACCGACCGCGGCATCGGCAACGGCATGTCGATCCTCATGTTCATCTCGATCGCCGCGACCTTCCCGTCCGCGCTGTGGGCCATCAAGAAGCAGGGCACGCTGGCCGGCGGCTGGATCGAGTTCGGCACCGTCATCCTCGTCGGCCTGGTGATGGTCGGCCTCGTGGTCTTCGTCGAGCAGGCCCAGCGCAGGATCCCGGTCCAGTACGCGAAGCGCATGATCGGCCGCCGTTCCTACGGTGGTACCTCGACCTACATCCCGCTGAAGGTCAATCAGGCCGGTGTGATTCCGGTCATCTTCGCGTCGTCGCTGCTCTACATCCCGGCTCTGGTCGCTCAGTTCTCCGGCGGCACGTCCACCTGGAAGACCTGGATCCAGACCAACCTGACCAAGGGTGACCACCCGATCTACCTGGTCAGCTACTTCCTGCTGATCGTTTTCTTCGCGTTCTTCTACGTGGCGATCTCGTTCAACCCCGAGGAAGTCGCCGACAACATGAAGAAGTATGGTGGCTTCATCCCGGGCATCCGGGCTGGCCGGCCCACCGCTGAGTACCTGAGTTACGTACTCAACCGGATCACCTGGCCGGGTTCGCTGTATCTGGGTCTGATCGCTCTCGTACCGACGATGGCGTTGGTCGGTTTCAACGCAAGCGGCAACTTCCCGTTCGGCGGGACCAGCATCCTGATCATCGTGGGTGTCGGTCTCGAGACGGTGAAGCAGATCGAGAGCCAGCTCCAGCAGCGCAATTACGAAGGGTTCCTCCGCTGATGCGAATCGTCCTCGTCGGGCCGCCGGGTGCCGGTAAGGGAACGCAGGCTGTGCGCCTCGCCAAGACGCTGCACATCCCGCACATCTCCACGGGCGACCTCTTCCGTGCCAACATCAGTCAGGCCACGGAACTCGGCAAACTGGCGAAGTCCTACATGGACGCGGGCAACCTGGTCCCGGACGAGGTCACCATCGCGATGGCCAAGGACCGCATGGAGCAGCCGGACGCGGTGGGCGGCTTTCTGCTGGACGGCTTTCCGCGCAATGTGTCGCAGGCCGAGGCGCTGGACGAGCTGCTGAAGACCGAGGGCATCAAGCTGGACGCGGTCCTCGACCTGGAGGTCTCCGAGGACGAGGTGGTCAAGCGCATCGCCGGCCGCCGCATCTGCCGCAAGGACTCCAGCCACGTCTTCCACGTGACGTACAGCCCGCCGAAGCAGGACGGCGTCTGTGACGTGTGCGGCGGCGAGCTGTACCAGCGCGACGACGACTCCGAGGACACGGTCCGCACCCGCCTGGAGGTCTACCACACGCAGACCGAGCCGATCATCGACTACTACAAGGCCCAGGGCCTGGTGGTCACGATCTCCTCGCTCGGCCCGGTGGAAGAGATCACGCAGCGGGCGCTGGACGCGCTGCAGCACGAGGACGAGAGCGCGAAGTAGTCAGCTGACAGATCCGGCCGCGGTGCCCACATGGGTGCCGCGGTCGTACTGTTGTGTACGGCCATTTTGTGGCCGGCCGTTTTGTACAGCCATTCTTTGTGTCGCGGAAGACGGAGAGCGCAGGCCCCCATGGTGCAGATCAAGACCCCCGAGCAGATCGCCAAGATGCGCGAGGCGGGGCTGGTCGTCGCCGCGATCCACGCGGCCACGCGTGAGGCCGCGGTGCCCGGCGCCAGCACGAAGGATCTGGACGAGGTCGCCCGCAAGGTCCTCGCGGACCACAACGCGAAGCCGAACTTCCTCGGCTACGGCGGCTTCCCCGCGACGATCTGCACCTCGGTGAACGAGGTCGTCGTCCACGGCATCCCTTCCGAGGACGTGGTGCTGAAGGACGGCGACATCATCTCCATCGACTGCGGCGCGATCATCGACGGCTGGCACGGGGACGCGGCGTACACGGCGTTCGTGGGGTCGGGGCACTCCCCGGAGCTTCTTGAGCTGTCCCGGGTGACCGAGGGGTCGATGTGGGCCGGGATCGCCGCGATGAAGCTCGGGAATCGGCTCGTGGACATCTCCCGGGCCATCGAGACGTACATCCGTCGGCAGCCGAAGCCGGGTGGGGGGAAGTACGGGATCGTCGAGGACTACGGCGGTCACGGCATCGGTACCGAGATGCACATGGACCCGCACCTGTTGAACTACGTCGAGAAGCGGCGGGGTAAGGGGCCGAAGCTGGTCCCTGGGTTCTGCCTGGCCATCGAGCCCATGGTGTCTCTGGGTACGCCTAAGACCGAGGTGCTCTCGGATGACTGGACTGTCATCACCACGGACGGGACCTGGTCGTCGCACTGGGAGCACTCGGTTGCCTTGACGGAGGAGGGGCCGCTTGTGCTGACGGCTCCTGATGGTGGCAAGGCGAAGCTGGCCGAGTATGGGATCACGGCTGCGCCGGATCCGCTCGCGTAGTTCTTCGGCTGCGCGCCGGTGGGGGCTGGTCGCGCAGTTCCCCGCGCCCCTAAATACGCCCTCCGCATGCTTAGTGATCTCCGCTGCGGGGCATTCTTCCTCGATTCGTCTTTCCGAGTGGCCTGACGTAGACTGACTCGTCGGCTCTCGTGCAGCCGCATGTCCGCATGCACCCCGTAAGGGGACGCACTGAGTCGATCAAGGTAGTCGATTCGAAGGGCGAAGCGTGGCCAAGAAGCAAGGTGCCATCGAGATCGAAGGCACTGTCGTCGAGTCTCTCCCGAACGCCATGTTCAAGGTGGAGCTCCAGAACGGCCACCAGGTCCTGGCACACATCAGCGGCAAGATGCGTATGCACTACATCCGCATCCTCCCTGACGACCGGGTCGTGGTGGAGCTGTCTCCGTACGACCTGACGCGTGGCCGGATCGTCTACCGCTACAAGTAGATCTTGCCCAGGTTCCGCGCAAGCGGCGCCGAAGGCAACTGACCCGGAGAACCTCACCAATGAAGGTCAAGCCGAGCGTCAAGAAGATCTGCGACAAGTGCAGGGTGATCCGCCGTCACGGTCGGGTCATGGTCATCTGCGAGAACCCGCGCCACAAGCAGCGCCAGGGCTGACGCACGACCTTCCCTCTGCATCTTTCGCAGAGTTTCGCGCGACGCGAGCAATACATGTTCATACGCAGGACCCGGGCGTAGTAGGCGCCCGACACCCCCGGCTCGGAGGCTGGGGACCCACGCCGTACCAAGTCTTCTACGGAAGAGGCCGGCGGCTGGGATCCGGTTCTGCGGAAGACCTCCGAAGATCAACTGGAGCCATTGAATGGCACGCGTTTCCGGTGTCGACATCCCGCGCGAAAAGCGCGTGGAGGTCGCCCTCACCTACGTGTTCGGCATTGGTCGGACCCTTTCCCAGCTGACGCTGGCCGAGACCGGCATCGACCCCAACACCCGCGTTCGCGACCTCTCGGAAGAGCAGCTCGTCGCGATTCGTGAGTACGTCGACGCCAACATCAAGACCGAGGGTGACCTCCGTCGCGAGATCCAGGCCGACATCCGCCGCAAGGTGGAGATCGGCTGCTACCAGGGTCTCCGTCACCGTCGTGGTCTGCCCGTTCGCGGTCAGCGCACCAGCACGAACGCTCGTACCCGCAAGGGTCCGCGTCGCGCCATCGCCGGCAAGAAGAAGCCGGGCAAGAAGTAGTCCGCAGCGGACAACGCTTCACCAGCGGTCTTCGCTGTAGGACCGACCACCTCCCCGTAGGAGTAATAGATGCCCCCCAAGGGTCGTCAGGGCGCTGCCAAGAAGGTGCGCCGCAAGGAAAAGAAGAACGTCGCTCACGGCCACGCGCACATCAAGAGCACGTTCAACAACACGATCGTCTCGATCACGGACCCCTCGGGCAACGTGATCTCCTGGGCCTCCGCCGGCCACGTCGGCTTCAAGGGCTCGCGCAAGTCCACCCCCTTCGCCGCGCAGATGGCCGCCGAGTCGGCCGCCCGTCGCGCGCAGGAGCACGGCATGCGCAAGGTTGACGTCTTCGTGAAGGGCCCGGGCTCCGGTCGCGAGACCGCGATCCGCTCCCTCCAGGCCACTGGCCTGGAGGTCGGCTCCATCCAGGACGTCACCCCCACCCCGCACAACGGCTGCCGTCCGCCGAAGCGCCGCCGCGTCTGACGCACGGTTCGCCTGAGGTTTCGGGCGGTACGGCTCGTAAGGGTCGTGCCGCCCGTACCCTTGTAGTACTCAAGGACATCAAATAGTGGGTGTCCATGACTGAAGGACTCACTTCATGCTGATCGCTCAGCGCCCCTCGTTGACCGAAGAGGTCGTCGACGAATTCCGCTCCCGGTTCGTGATCGAGCCGCTGGAGCCGGGCTTCGGCTACACCCTCGGCAACTCCCTGCGTCGTACGCTCCTCTCCTCGATCCCCGGTGCGGCGGTCACGTCGATCCGGATCGACGGTGTCCTGCACGAGTTCACCACCGTGCCGGGCGTCAAGGAGGACGTCACCGACCTGATCCTCAACATCAAGCAGCTGGTCGTCTCCTCGGAGCACGACGAGCCGGTCGTGATGTACCTGCGCAAGCAGGGTCCGGGTCTGGTCACCGCCGCCGACATCGCGCCCCCGGCCGGTGTCGAGGTGCACAACCCCGATCTCGTCCTCGCCACGCTCAACGGCAAGGGCAAGCTGGAGATGGAGCTCACGGTCGAGCGTGGCCGCGGTTACGTCTCCGCCGTGCAGAACAAGCAGGTGGGCCAGGAGATCGGCCGTATTCCGGTCGACTCCATCTACAGCCCGGTGCTGAAGGTCACGTACAAGGTCGAGGCCACGCGTGTCGAGCAGCGGACCGACTTCGACAAGCTCATCGTCGACGTCGAGACGAAGCAGGCCATGCGGCCGCGCGACGCCATGGCGTCCGCCGGTAAGACCCTGGTCGAGCTGTTCGGTCTCGCCCGCGAGCTGAACATCGACGCCGAGGGCATCGACATGGGCCCGTCCCCCACGGACGCCGCCCTTGCCGCTGATCTCGCCCTGCCGATCGAGGAGCTCGAGCTCACCGTTCGGTCGTACAACTG
The nucleotide sequence above comes from Streptomyces sp. N50. Encoded proteins:
- the secY gene encoding preprotein translocase subunit SecY; translation: MLTAFARAFRTPDLRKKLLFTLGIIVVYRVGTHVPIPGVDYKSVQTCIDVSNGNQGLFGLVNMFSGGALLQITIFALGIMPYITASIILQLLTVVIPRLEALKKEGQAGTAKITQYTRYLTVALAILQGTGLVATARSGALFSGCPTANQIVPDQSIFTTITMVVCMTAGTCVVMWLGELITDRGIGNGMSILMFISIAATFPSALWAIKKQGTLAGGWIEFGTVILVGLVMVGLVVFVEQAQRRIPVQYAKRMIGRRSYGGTSTYIPLKVNQAGVIPVIFASSLLYIPALVAQFSGGTSTWKTWIQTNLTKGDHPIYLVSYFLLIVFFAFFYVAISFNPEEVADNMKKYGGFIPGIRAGRPTAEYLSYVLNRITWPGSLYLGLIALVPTMALVGFNASGNFPFGGTSILIIVGVGLETVKQIESQLQQRNYEGFLR
- a CDS encoding adenylate kinase yields the protein MRIVLVGPPGAGKGTQAVRLAKTLHIPHISTGDLFRANISQATELGKLAKSYMDAGNLVPDEVTIAMAKDRMEQPDAVGGFLLDGFPRNVSQAEALDELLKTEGIKLDAVLDLEVSEDEVVKRIAGRRICRKDSSHVFHVTYSPPKQDGVCDVCGGELYQRDDDSEDTVRTRLEVYHTQTEPIIDYYKAQGLVVTISSLGPVEEITQRALDALQHEDESAK
- the map gene encoding type I methionyl aminopeptidase, with amino-acid sequence MVQIKTPEQIAKMREAGLVVAAIHAATREAAVPGASTKDLDEVARKVLADHNAKPNFLGYGGFPATICTSVNEVVVHGIPSEDVVLKDGDIISIDCGAIIDGWHGDAAYTAFVGSGHSPELLELSRVTEGSMWAGIAAMKLGNRLVDISRAIETYIRRQPKPGGGKYGIVEDYGGHGIGTEMHMDPHLLNYVEKRRGKGPKLVPGFCLAIEPMVSLGTPKTEVLSDDWTVITTDGTWSSHWEHSVALTEEGPLVLTAPDGGKAKLAEYGITAAPDPLA
- the infA gene encoding translation initiation factor IF-1, with protein sequence MAKKQGAIEIEGTVVESLPNAMFKVELQNGHQVLAHISGKMRMHYIRILPDDRVVVELSPYDLTRGRIVYRYK
- the rpmJ gene encoding 50S ribosomal protein L36, whose product is MKVKPSVKKICDKCRVIRRHGRVMVICENPRHKQRQG
- the rpsM gene encoding 30S ribosomal protein S13, translated to MARVSGVDIPREKRVEVALTYVFGIGRTLSQLTLAETGIDPNTRVRDLSEEQLVAIREYVDANIKTEGDLRREIQADIRRKVEIGCYQGLRHRRGLPVRGQRTSTNARTRKGPRRAIAGKKKPGKK
- the rpsK gene encoding 30S ribosomal protein S11, coding for MPPKGRQGAAKKVRRKEKKNVAHGHAHIKSTFNNTIVSITDPSGNVISWASAGHVGFKGSRKSTPFAAQMAAESAARRAQEHGMRKVDVFVKGPGSGRETAIRSLQATGLEVGSIQDVTPTPHNGCRPPKRRRV
- a CDS encoding DNA-directed RNA polymerase subunit alpha, coding for MLIAQRPSLTEEVVDEFRSRFVIEPLEPGFGYTLGNSLRRTLLSSIPGAAVTSIRIDGVLHEFTTVPGVKEDVTDLILNIKQLVVSSEHDEPVVMYLRKQGPGLVTAADIAPPAGVEVHNPDLVLATLNGKGKLEMELTVERGRGYVSAVQNKQVGQEIGRIPVDSIYSPVLKVTYKVEATRVEQRTDFDKLIVDVETKQAMRPRDAMASAGKTLVELFGLARELNIDAEGIDMGPSPTDAALAADLALPIEELELTVRSYNCLKREGIHSVGELVARSEADLLDIRNFGAKSIDEVKAKLAGMGLALKDSPPGFDPTAAADAFGADDDVDAGFVETEQY